Within uncultured Methanoregula sp., the genomic segment GGATACCGTGGCACACCGATTAGTACCTCTGTTGGGCATACCGTAAGAGGGACGCTAGGCTGGAATCAGAATCTGAACCGGTGGAATATCATATTCCAGGATCTAACCAATGGAGGCTTTTCTTCCAAGTTCTCAACAAATGCACCAAACATCGGTACAAATAATGTTGGCGCGTTTTGTGCTTTGGAAGGGAAAAATATCAACAATGATAACGATGTTTCGGGTAAAATTACATTCTACAACATGCAATTCCGGGATGTAAACCTTAACCCGGTTTCATTCAGTTGGAATAGGTATACAAACACTAGTATGGGATTAACAAATCTTAATGTTGCATGGAGTGGCATGACCCCGGTAACTCTATGGACAAAAAATCCATGACTTAAAAATATATTTATATTTTTTACTTGAAAATAAAGCTCATAGATCTGATAAAAAAAATATGGTAGGGCGTGAACAGTATTCAACAAATATCGAGTGTATTATTATCGTTGGCAATAATTCTTTTGACCATTCTTTCGGGGGGTTGTCTCTGTACAGATCAGTACCATCCAAATGCCGATGCTGTGCCAGTACATTGTTCGGAAACATTGGTGTCGGGACAAACTATGATCATCAATGAAACCCAGAACAATGCAACGATCTGTGCTGGCCTGAATAGCTCGTTGATAATCCATCTGATGGACTCCAGCAGAACCGGACGGGAATGGTCCGTAACCGGGAGTCCTGGTCTCCAGATAGTTGACAACGGAGTTACCTGGTATGATGAACCGGGAGTTCCACCGGAATCATTAATTGAATTCGGGATACATCAATGGAATGTCACTATGGTAAATACGGGCATACAGACCGTAAATGGTGTCCTTCAATTTCCGGTAGGAAATGGTCCTGGCCCGACCAATAAACAAACGTTCAATTTGATAATTGTTGTCAAATAGAAATTCCCTGATTTTCGGTTTATTGGTTCTGATAAGTTGGCGGTTGATTTGTATTTTTTTGAATCACTCCGCCTTCTTCTTTCCCTTTTGCACGGTCTTGGCCTCCAGTGCCAGAAGCGCTTCCTTGATCTCGACAGATGGAGAGAACCCGCCGATGCCCCGGGCAGCCACGATCCGGTGGCAGGGGATGACGAGCGGTGTCGGGTTGCGGGCCATGGCCTGCCCGACCACGCGGGGCCCGGTCCCGGCCAGCAGGGCGATCTCGCCATAGCTTGCCGTCCGGCCGTACGGTACTTTCCGGACAACGTGATAGATCCGGCTGTACGTGCCATCATCGTGAAGCGGGACGCTGTCAAGCGTTGTCAGGTCGACCGGCATGCCGGCGCAGTATTGCCGGACCGGTTCCGGCACCGTGCCCGGTATACCTTCGCGGGCAAACCGGATCCGGTGCATGGTGTCGCCGCTCCAGTGGACATGGACATGCCAGAGACCGAGCCGGCAGGACCCGCTCTTCACTTCCATGTACCGATCACCTCCCGGAACTTCGTGATATCGCATTCGATCATCTCTTTCTGCATCCAGCCGGGCAGGGCTCCTCTGACCCGCTTTTCCAGGAACCGTTTCTCTGCAAGGACCAGGACGCCGCGGTCTTCGGGAGTCCGGAGTACCCTGCCGAGGGCCTGGAGGGAACGGTTGATGGCCGGCAGCGTGTAGCAGATGAATTCTCCTTCCTCCCCGAACTTGTGCCGGAAGTAATCGATCATCATCCTGCGCACCCGGTTGAATGGCGCAAGCGGGAGGCCGACAACCATTGCCCCGTTCAGCATTTCGCCCCGGTAGTCCAGGCCCTCGCTCCATTTGCCCCCGCAGACGGCAAACATGACCCCCGACTCGCCCCGTTCCGGCAGCGAGAGGAAATGGGAGAGCGCTGCGCCGGCTTCTGCTGCATCCCGGGATTCAATGAAGATCTTCCGGTTGCGGATATGCGGGACCGCGAGGTTTGCATAGGATTCAAGGATCTGGTAACTGGGAAAATAGACTGCCCGGTTTCCTTTGAGCGCGGAGAATGCCCGGATATAGTCCGTGATCCGTGTCGTGTTGTCCTTGTTCTGCCGCATCGAGTAGGCGGTAGTGATGTCGTTTGCGCAGGTCACGAGCCGGTTTTCTTTCGGGAATGCGTTGGGCAGGGAGAGGGTGGTAACCGCTGCGTTGCCGAAGTAGTAGCGCCGGAAACTCTCGACCGGGGAGAGGGTTCCGGATATCAGGATGCAGCAGGCATGCGATCCGCAGACATCCGAAAGTGCCGCGGCAGGATCGATGTTGCGGACTTCGAGCGTGATGCCGCTCTCGTCCCGGTGGTATACCGTCAGGAACGCCGGATCGGTCGAGGAATTGGCCAGCCGGACAAGGAAGATCGTGAGCCGCTCGATCGCGGTCTCGCGGTACTCGCCGGACTTGAGGTTCTTCTCCCGGATTGATTCCGAGAGCCCCATGAGGTCGTCGACAATCTCGTCCATCTCCTTGTAGAGGGACTCCCGGAGGATCACGCGTTCGAAGATAGTGGGATCGAACCAGTCCTCCGTTTCCGTTGAATTGGCCAGGCCCCGGATGAATTCCGTGAGCCGGGGCAGGACATGCTGGACTGCCTCTGCCCCCTTGTGGCGTTTGCGCATGCCGGAGAGTTCCCGGGATGCCTGTTCAAGGTCCCGCTCTTCGAGCGTTACGCTCTCGATTCCCGTGATGACATCGCCGCAGTTGTGCGCTTCGTCGATAAGGAGCATGACGTCCTGGGGCTCGACCCCGAGATTTGCATAGAGCTGCTCGCGGATATCCCGGTTGAAGAGGTGATGATAGTTGAGGATCACGACATCCGTGTTCCGGGCTGCCTGCATCATCAGCTCGTAGGGGCAGATGTCGGCGCAGAATTCCGCAAGTTCTCTTGGAGGAACCGGGTTAGCTATCACCCGGTCGGCTTTCGAGCGCAGCGCAGTCGAAGGTACCATCTTGACACCGACCGTCTCTGCCGGCACGAACATCTTGCTGGCAATGTAATACGGGCAGAGGATCGGGTGCTCCTTGTCCATCTTCCGGATCTGCTGGATGATGAACGGGTCTTTTCCCGGCGTGAGGGCTCCTTTGTCAGCCCGGTCCCGCATGAGCGAGTTCGAAAATGCCTTGACTCCTTCGCACCTGCGGTACACGTCCCCTTCGCCGCCGAGCGGGCACATGCTCCCTTTTCCTACCAGGTACACGGTCTTGAGATCCGGCTTTTTTCTCCTCACGAGTTCGAGCTCGCGGATGAAGGTCGTGAGCTGGCTGACGGTTCTGACCGCGATCACGATCTTGCGCTTGTTCCGCTCGGCAAGGAGGGAGGCAACTACGCTTGACTTCCCGCTGCCGGTCGGGGCATCGATCATCGCGATCCCGCCTTCACGGGCTACCTGCGCCGCGACTTCGAGCATGTGGCGCTGGCCCGGGCGGTATTCGCCGTACGGGAAGTAGGTGTCGATGCTGTCCATTGGTACACGTATTGGCGCTGGTGGGTTTTATGGGTGTGGGGATGCGGGGCGAAGATGAATAGACTTACAGGATTTGAATGGATCCTGTAATGCTTTCATAAAAAGGATCTCAAAATACCCGACGAACGGAATTGTTGCAGTGAGAAAAATGGCAACAGGGATGCGTGCCGAAAAAAGTATATCTGTGTATACACAATGAATCTTTCATGGTGACCAAGACCATCAACATCCGGGAGTCCGCGTATCACGCGCTCAAGGCACAGAAACGTGCCGGGGAGAGTTATTCCGATGTGATACTCCGCGTCACCGGTGGCGAGGAAAAACGTGTCTGCGATTTTTTGCAGACAATCGATCCCGCGGTCCGCAGTGAGATTGCAGATGCCGTGAAGACTGCGAAGTCCGAACTCGATCGCGTCAAGCCCCGGAAGGTATCGCTTTGACTATTGTGGATACCTGCTTTCTCATCGATCTCATGAAAGGAGATCCGGATGCAGAAGAGGTAACAAAAATCCACAAATCCCTTAAAACCACATCAGTCAGCAGTGCTGAATTCCTGTATGGTGCAAAGAAGAGCGGGAAAAAGAACGTGTATGATGTTTCGGAAAAATTTCTCCGTTTTTTCCCGGTTGTCCCGTTCGATGCGGAGTCTGCGGTCATTTATGCCGAGGTTGCATCCTCTCTTTCCGGCAGCGGCCGGCATATTTCAACCTTTGACGAGCTTATTGCGGCAATCGCGCTCCATCATGATGAACCGCTGGTAACCAGGGATCGGCATTTTTCTGCAATTGACGGCCTGGAACTGATCTCCTACTGATAATCTGAAAAAGACTATTACGGAATTATTCCGGTGCGGGAACTGGCCTTATAAACCGGGTGGAGATCTTGTTGAACGATTAAAGCGAGGGCTCAGGGGGATGATCCCCTGTGGATTGCACTAAAAATCCATATATCCATCTGTTTCCAAATTGAGTTCAAAATGAACGAATTTTTTGACGTCTGGATTATGGCAGATCGGTTGACTAATGTTCCCTGAAGAAATGATCTGGTTATCCCCCCTCATTCCTTATATCCCAACAAAACCCATTTCTACCCATGGCAGTCCACCCCATCGAGGAGCGTTACGGCACAGCGGAGATGCGTGCTGTCTGGAGTGAGAAGAACCGGTTTTCCTGCATTGTCAGCACCGAAGTTGCGCTGGCAAAAGCCGAGGCCCACAACGGCCTGATCCCGGCAGCAGCGGCAGTCGAGATCAGCGAGAGGGCCCGCAATGCCTCGCTCGAACGGGCAAAGGCGATCGAGCTTGAGATCAGCCACGACATGATGGCAATCGTGAAAGCCATCTCGGAAGTCTGCGGGGACTCCGGGCGCTGGGTGCACTACGGTGCCACGAGCAACGATATCCTCGACACGTCAACCGGCCTCCAGCTTGGCCAGGCTCTCGACCTGATGGACGAGAAACTCCGGCGGCTGCTGGGCGTGCTTCTCAAGCGGGCGGAAGAGAACAAGCATCTTGTCTGCATTGGCCGGACCCACGGGCAGCATGGCGTCCCGACCACCTATGGTCTCCGGTTTGCCATCTGGGCAAGCGAAGTGGGCCGGCACATCGAGCGGCTCGAACAGATGCGCCCCCGGGTTGTCGTGGGGCAGATGACCGGTGCGGTCGGGACGCAGGCAGCGCTCGGCCCAAAAGGCATTGAAGTCCAGAACTCCATGATGGAATTCCTTGGTATGAGCTCGGTGGACGTCTCAAACCAGGTGATCTCCCGCGACCGGTATGCAGAATATTTCATGTTCTGTGCGGGGGTCGCGACAACGCTCGACAAGATCGGCGTCGAGATCCGCACGCTCCAGCGGACCGAGATCGGGGAAGTCGAGGAAGCCTTTGGTGCAAAACAGGTGGGCTCCTCCACGATGCCGCACAAGAGAAACCCCATCAAGTCCGAGCAGGTCTGCGGTCTTGCCCGTATCATCCGCTCTGCCGTTGAACCGGCGCTCCAGAACAACACGCTCTGGGATGAGCGTGATCTCACCAACTCCTCCTGCGAGCGGGTACTCTTCCCCGAATCTTCCATTCTCACTGATCACTGCCTCCGGCTGATGACCGTAGTCCTTGAAGGACTTGTCATCAACAAGGCGGCGATCCGCCGGAACCTTGCCTTCCTCCACGGGATCAACATGGCGGAATCGGTGATGATCGAACTCACCAAAAAGGGGATGAGCCGGCAGGACTCCCACGAACGTATTCGTATGGCCAGCATGCAGGCGCTTGCGGAGGGAAAACCCCTTGCCGATGTGCTGGGAGCCGATCCCGAAGTTGTACGGTACTGCTCGAAGGCCGAGATAGAGGCCCTGCTCTCTCCCGATGCCTATATCGGAACCGCTGTGCTGCAGGTCGAGCGCCTTGCAGAAAAACTCTCCCCGCTCTGCATCTGAAGCAATTTCCTTTTTTCCTCCCTGGTAAAAACCGGGTCTGCCAGGACGCTCCGGTTATGGTACCGTATGCGTAAACACCGGTGAATTTGTCCGGGGTATGGACAACCGGCAGAGACGTTTTTAAAAAGGAGGGAATGAAAGCCTCTCACCCATGTACCTGTATAACCGGATAATGCCGGTTACCAGGGGAGTTCCGGAAGCCCTTTGGATTTGAACGAGGAGTTGATCTCCAGACGGAGTTGTTCGACACGTTTCTCATGATCCCGGTTTTTGACATTGATATAATCGGCAACTGACATGGTATCGAGAAGATCCAGATCCGCCGCCGCGGGTACAACCTCGGGAACGTGCAGAACTTCGATGATCTTCATGTTGACCGAGATACGCCGGGTGAGTCGGGCAAACTCACATACCTTCTCCTTCTCAACGTCGGCATTTTTTGCCAGTTGCAGGATTTCTTTCAGTTTCTGTTTCCGTTCAAGGAAATATGCCACCGTGGCGTAGAGTTTCGCGGGCTCGTAGGGTTTTATGATATAATCGTCGATACAGATCCGGTATTTTTTTGCTTCAGCAGCAGTGAGTCGCTTGGCGGTAAGCATCAGGATCGGGACCGATTTGGCGTCGGGATTTTTCCTGATCTGCTCCAGGGTCTCCCATCCATCCATCGGTTCCATCATGATATCCAGGAGGATGAGGTCGGGGATCTGCCGTTTTATAATGTCAAGACATTCTTTCCCCCCGGTGGCCATAAGGGTGGCATAGCCTTTTCTTTCAAGGATCAGGTGAAGAGAATCGACAATATCCGCATTATCATCAACGATAAGGATGGTTTGCTTTTCGGGAGCCTGCACCTTATTTTTTCTACGGATTGTCATAATCGCAAGACCCGCAGCCATGATAACTGAAGCGGAGAGAACGGTGGCGAGTATAAGATATACGAGGGAATCGGGAACCGTTGTTTTTACCGGTGCGGTTTGTACAAGGCAATCCGGATCATTGGGATAATCGGTGCAGAAAAGTGCAGCCGTGGGCTCGAGATCGGCAAGGACAAGAACGGATCCGTCCCGGGTGTCAGAGAGGCTGAATTGTTTCATACCCTGCAGGTAGGGAACGATAATAGTCATACCCCCGGAAACAGGCCTCTCCGTATACCCGATGAGATCTCCCTCCCCGGGAGGTACCAATATGTCCCCGTAGGCAACTCCCGGCTCTGGCATTGAGAAGGATTTCAGTATCTTTCCCTCCGGATCCAGAATTGTCCCCTTCAGGCTGCCGGTCCGCAGGTTCAGGTTCGGGGCTTTTCCGTATCTGACTTCCATCGATGAGACGGAATATCCCTGGCCCTGGTAATCCAGATGGATCTCAAGGATTTTACCGTAATCAGGGAGAGGCTGTGCAACGGCGGTTACGGAAGTACATACGTTTGCCACAAAGCAGAGCACCAGACACCAGATCACGAATTTTCGCATATTTATCCGGCTCCTGACTGCGTTAACACATAGTCGATCCGTTGCGTTGCTGCAGACCCGTATTTACCGCTGTAACCTTCACCCATAATATCCGGATTCGGATCCCAATGCCAGAAGTCCTTTGTGCAGGATGCCGATGCAATGGAATTCTTTTTCTGGATCTGCCGGCAGAGTTCCGGATCGCGGTTATGGGACTGCGCTTCGGCTTTGCAGGATTCCCGGGACGCCCAGACATTCGCGTAGGGGTCATTTTCATAGTAATAGGTTTCCCCGCAATAGGTATCGACCAGTTCAAATACCGCGTGTCCCGTTTCATGTCGGATGAGTGAGATCTGGTCGGCAGGAGCTTTCATCAGGTTGCGTCCCGGCCCAAAGTTCTGGAAGCACCCGGTCGGCTGGCAGGACGAGTCCCTGTACATTCCGGTATAGGTCGGGTACAGGATAACCGTAACATCACTGAACGGTACATCCTTCCAGTAACTTTCCGGGACAGAACCGGCACAGCCTGAGAAGGCATCGGCCGGCCGGGACGGATCGAAATAATAATAGAAGTTGAACCGGTCCTGGAAATTGGCGGGAAGCGAATCTGACGGAGTGGTGATCCGGTCCAGGTTCAGGTACGTCTGGTTGATTACCTTCAGGACATCTTCCTTAAAGCGGGTCTCATTGGTCATGTAGAGGGGGGTTGATACTATCCTCTTCTCAGCGCAGTTGTAGGAAGTCGATGACGGATAAAAAACTACATCGATGGCATCCGGGTAGGGAACATCCGGGTTCAGGGAGACCAGGGGCCTTTTCGTGATGGTCACCTCAACTTTCGGTTCATCCGGATAAACAATCTTTTTTGTCACTTCCGTAAAATCGGGTTTGGTAATGCGTACCGTGTGGGTTCCCTGGCTGACATCCTGAAGTACGAGAGTGCCGGGATCAGCTGCTGCTGATGTTGTTCCCCGATATCCGCCGTCAAGGTATACCGTGGCGCCGCCCACGGTTTCTTTGGTCCGGGCATCTATGACACTGATGATTAAGGAATTCGAAACAGGTGCAGCTGAAACTGTGCAGGTAAGTGAGATGACAACAATAACGACAATAATCCAACCGGTTGTTCCGATACCAGAAAGCCACGTCATAGGATCAGGGGTTTCATCTGCCTGCACAGAGTATGATGAATTGTATATTCTCTTTTTATTAATATTTTTAATATGTCCCATTAAACACAAGGTTGGATTCCGGGGAGTCACCCTCATTTTTTTGAGAAATCTTCGAAGATACTGGTTTTATTAACTTAGACCGTGAACAACGGAATATCTATGGATCGGTATCTCCGGGTTGCAGGAAAAACAATTTCCCACACCGATATTGTCCGCCTCTGTGTCATTGCCTCTCTCACGCTTTCCTGCATCCTCATCACCTCCATCTCCCTTTCCCTTCATGTCGAGACGATCTACTCCCAGCTCTTTTACTTTCCCATTCTCTATGCAGCCTATTTTTTTCCCCGGCGCAGCCTCTACCTTGCCGGCTTCTGTGCTGTGGTATACGAAGTTCTCGCATACGTGTATTTTTTTCCCGATACGGGAGCCCTTCTCATAACAACCGGCCAGGCGATCCTCTTCATCGGGATTGCCGCGGTTGTCTCCTATTTCATTGAGAAGATCAATTCCAGCGAATCCCGTTACCGCAGTATCTTCGAGACCTCGCTTCTTGGGATAGTCCTCTTTGACCAGAACAGTTTCGCCATCCGGATGGCCAACTCCTATCTCTCGCAGATCCTGGGGTATACGCAGGAAGAGCTCCACACGATGACATTTCCCCAGCTCTTCCTCTCGAAAGACGAACACCGGCGGTTCTATGAATACCTGGGCTCCAGCGAGGATGTGACGAATTTCGAGACTATGTTTCTCTCCAGCACCGGTGCACCGCTCTGGGTGAACCTCTCCTGGAGCCGTATCTCCGGAAACCTGGTCAGCTGCTCGGTCATCAACATTGACGAGCGGAAACGCGCCGAACAGGAGGCCAGGGAAAATTACCTGCAGTACAAGCAGGTCACCGAGAATGCCCCCACCTCGATAGTCATCCTCCGGAACAACACGATAGTGTACATAAATCCCTCATTTCTGGCCTTCTCGGGATATGAACCGGCCGAGCTGATAGGAAACGATCTGTTCCCGTTCATTCACTCTGAAGACCGGGAACGGTTCCCGTTCTTTTCAGAAACGGCGGATGCAAGGATACCCCTGCCCGGCATGACCGAGCTCCGGCTCATCTCGAAGTCCGGCGAGATCCGGCTTGCCATCTTCTTCTTCACCTGGATCCTCCAGCATGGCAGTCCCGCGGTCCTGATCAATCTCATGGATATCACCGAGCAGGAACGGCTCAAGGAGACGATCCAGAAAGACAACGAGCGGAGGCGGGGGATCATCAGCACGGTTGCCCACGAGCTCCGCACCCCGCTCCAGCCGATCATGGGATACCTCAACCTGCTCACGGAAGACCCCGAAACGTACGGCGTCACCGATGAGACAAAAGCGATCCTGGACCGGTGCGCAAAAAGCGTTGATCGCGAACGGCAGATCATCAACCAGATGCTGGAACTCTCTGTTCTCGATTCCGGTAAAATCCCCCTGAAACGCTCCGTTTTTTCCGTACCTTCCATGCTCAGGACGATCCTTGATGCCGGGGGATATGTGACAAAGGCCGAGATCACGCTGGATGTACCGCATGATTTGACCTTTGACGCGGATGAGAACAAGATCTCGATCGTGATTGAATCCATGCTCTCGAATGCTATCAACTACTCCAAGCCCCCGCGGAAGATCCGCATCATCTACTCCACTACCCCGACCGATCCTATGCACCGGTTGTCCATCCAGGACAACGGGATTGGTATCACCAACTCCCAGCTCGACGAGATCTTTGAGCCATTCCAGTTGCCCGATTCCGGGAGTATCAGCCGGAAGTATGACCGGATCGGGCTCTCACTCTCGATTGCCAAGAAGTATGTCCAGATGCACGGGGGATTCATCAGCGTGGATTCCATCGTGAATCTCGGAAGTACGTTTACTATCCATATCCCCAAACAGCGCCCAAAGGAGGAACCCTCTCATGACGCATAAGATCCTTGTAGTGGAAGACGATCAGCCGATTCTTGAGCTGATGGATCTGCTTATCCGGAGACTCGGGTATGAGCCGGTCCTGATCACGAACGGTGCTGATGCCCTTGAGGCGATCCGGAATGATCCGCCGTCGCTTATCCTGCTCGATATCATGATGATGCCAATCAACGGCTGGGAGTTTTTGGAGAAGCTCCGGACCGAATACGGGATGAAGGATCTCCCGGTCATCATATTCTCTGCATCGCCCGCGGTCGAAGAACACATGGCAAGAATCCAGGATCCCCACCTTGGGGTGCTCCATAAACCTGTCTCGTTTGCAGAGCTCAGGGAAGGTATCAGGCGCTACCTGCCCTGAATACCATTCCCGTATTTCATAAAAAATTCTGTTTTTCAGGTAGTTTTCTTTAAAAAAAACTCAATCTACGGGAGGATATCCTCAGGAAATACTATTGATCCGGATAAAAACGTTAGCAGGGACCGTATGGGGGAAATAGCGCGGCCAAATGGCGAAAAATTCGTTTAAAATCAAAAATTTCGGAATTTATTTGTAAATATTTTTAAATAAAGGTAGCAAAACTTTACCCGAGATGCCCGGCGTCTCTCTCCTGTGGTGTACGATGATTTCAGTTCTCCTTCTCGATGATGATCCGGTGTTTCTCCGGAAGACAAAGGAGTACCTGGAGTCGTCCGGCACCTTTGATGTCGAAACCCGCGTATATCGCCCGGAAGATCCGTCACCGGTCCCCGCTCTCCATTATGATGCCATTGTAGCCGGTTCCGGTATTTGTGGGATCACGGACCGGGAAACGCTCAGAGATGCAACTCCTGCCGGGAACATAAGACCGGCAATCATCCTTACAACAAGTGATCCTGTAAGGGATGGCTTCGAAACACTTCCCCCCGATGTGCTGGTTTTTGTCAAAACCGGAAACGATCCTGCATCCCGGTATGCAGAACTCTCCTGCATGATCCGGTTTATCGCTCACCGGAATCTGCCGGCAAACCGGCGTACTGGTACAAATCGTCTTTATGCGGCCGGGGACCCGGTATCAGAACCAGCGGGATCCGGCGCTCCGTCCCCCGGGATGATTCCCTGCTGCGAGGAATATTTCCGAAAATTTGCCGATTCCCTCCCGGTCATTGTTGCCGATGTGGACCCTGACGGCCGGTTCCTGTACGCAAACAGGACACTCTCCCTGCTGACCGGGTATTCCTCATCAGAGCTCACCCGGGACATTGATCTGTATGCCCTGATCGTGCCGGAGAATCGCGGGAGGCTGGAGGAATGCCTCGGGGCTCTTTTTTCCGGCGGGGTTTGCGATCCCGAAGAATTCCAGGCCATCAGGAAAGATGGCAGCACATTTTCGTTCCTGCTCCATTTCACACCCCTGTTGAAGGATGGGCACATTCATGAAGTGCGCCTGATCGCAATCGACATCTCGCGGCATAAGGAGGTTGTGGATGCCCTTACCCGGCGTGAAACAATGTTCCGGATGCTCACGGAAAATTCCGGGTCCGGGTTCTTCATCACCCAGGGCGGGCGGTTCCGGTACGTAAACCCATACTTTGTCAGGACAACCGGTTATACGCTGGAAGACCTGGATACGCGCTCGGTCTGGGATATTATCGATCCCCAGGATCACGATACGGTACGACAGCACAGGTTTGCCCGGGAAAAGAACCCGGATATCGAGGGGCAGTTCGAGATCCGGTACATAACCCGGGACGGGGAGGACCGTTTTGCCCGGATCACTACCTCGCCCATCTCCTTCGAGGGAAAACCCGCAACCCTCGGGACAATGCTCGACGTCACCGACCAGAGGACCGCCCAGGACGGGCTCCGGCAGGCTAACCGGAAGCTCAACCTGCTCGGGAGCATCACGCGCCACGATCTCCTCAACAAGTTTTCCGCCCTGCAGGGATACCTGGAGATTATCCAGGCCGGGATAGTTGAGGAGAAGATCAAGGCACACCTTGCAAAACAGGAGCAGATCCTTACATCCATCCGTGAGCAGATCGATTTTGCCGAGGATTATGAACAGATAGGAATCCAGAAACCGACATGGCACTCCCTGGAAAAGATGGTCCGTGAGGTTGCTGCATCCCTTCCGCTCGAAGCCCATAACCTCTCTGTTGACTTGAAAAACGTGGAGGTTTTTGCCGATCCGCTCCTTGACCGGGTCTTCTACAATCTCATGGAAAATACGATCCGGCACGCTTCCGATGCAAAGGAGATGCGGTATTATGCAAAGGAGACTCCTGAAGGGCTCAGGATTGTGTACGAGGACGATGGTATCGGTATTCCCCCCGAGGACAAGGAGAATATATTTCTCCGGGGATATGGGGAGAATACCGGTCTTGGCCTCTTCCTTATCCGGGAGATCCTGATGATCACCGGCATTGCCATCAGGGAATCAGGTGATCCGGGTAAAGGAGCCCGGTTCGAGATCCTTGTACCAAAGGGACATTACCGGATTCCTCCTGTACAGGAATAATTTTTTGCAGTTCCGTATTTTTATTATCCGATTAAATTTTTTAAAAAAGTTAAATAATACGACAAACTCTATTTTAATATTGAGTGGGACCTACATCCAATTATATATATTTCAGTTTAAATCAGGGGGTCAGTGACCAGACTTTTACAATCCTGGTGAGGGCAGTCACCTTAACCGGAAACTGTTATCGGGGTGAGGACGGTATTGAATACTTTGGATGGTATCATCCGTCATCTCTTTAATTCCCGCTTCAGATGAAGCCATAAATCCGGTTATTTCTCCCCGGGGAAACCCGTACAGACATCAATTGGACCGGTGAGACATGATATTGCTGGAAAATTTCCCAAAAGACCGGGAACCGGGTATTCCCGGCATGGCGGAATTCAGAAGATACGCCCTTCCATCCGGGATAGATCCCTTCTCTGATGTACCTCATAGTTCGTGGGGTACTTCACTTAATATCCCGGATTATGGTTCTGGTAATCCATTGTATAAGCCAC encodes:
- a CDS encoding PAS domain-containing sensor histidine kinase, whose product is MISVLLLDDDPVFLRKTKEYLESSGTFDVETRVYRPEDPSPVPALHYDAIVAGSGICGITDRETLRDATPAGNIRPAIILTTSDPVRDGFETLPPDVLVFVKTGNDPASRYAELSCMIRFIAHRNLPANRRTGTNRLYAAGDPVSEPAGSGAPSPGMIPCCEEYFRKFADSLPVIVADVDPDGRFLYANRTLSLLTGYSSSELTRDIDLYALIVPENRGRLEECLGALFSGGVCDPEEFQAIRKDGSTFSFLLHFTPLLKDGHIHEVRLIAIDISRHKEVVDALTRRETMFRMLTENSGSGFFITQGGRFRYVNPYFVRTTGYTLEDLDTRSVWDIIDPQDHDTVRQHRFAREKNPDIEGQFEIRYITRDGEDRFARITTSPISFEGKPATLGTMLDVTDQRTAQDGLRQANRKLNLLGSITRHDLLNKFSALQGYLEIIQAGIVEEKIKAHLAKQEQILTSIREQIDFAEDYEQIGIQKPTWHSLEKMVREVAASLPLEAHNLSVDLKNVEVFADPLLDRVFYNLMENTIRHASDAKEMRYYAKETPEGLRIVYEDDGIGIPPEDKENIFLRGYGENTGLGLFLIREILMITGIAIRESGDPGKGARFEILVPKGHYRIPPVQE
- a CDS encoding response regulator, which translates into the protein MTHKILVVEDDQPILELMDLLIRRLGYEPVLITNGADALEAIRNDPPSLILLDIMMMPINGWEFLEKLRTEYGMKDLPVIIFSASPAVEEHMARIQDPHLGVLHKPVSFAELREGIRRYLP
- a CDS encoding PAS domain-containing sensor histidine kinase, producing MDRYLRVAGKTISHTDIVRLCVIASLTLSCILITSISLSLHVETIYSQLFYFPILYAAYFFPRRSLYLAGFCAVVYEVLAYVYFFPDTGALLITTGQAILFIGIAAVVSYFIEKINSSESRYRSIFETSLLGIVLFDQNSFAIRMANSYLSQILGYTQEELHTMTFPQLFLSKDEHRRFYEYLGSSEDVTNFETMFLSSTGAPLWVNLSWSRISGNLVSCSVINIDERKRAEQEARENYLQYKQVTENAPTSIVILRNNTIVYINPSFLAFSGYEPAELIGNDLFPFIHSEDRERFPFFSETADARIPLPGMTELRLISKSGEIRLAIFFFTWILQHGSPAVLINLMDITEQERLKETIQKDNERRRGIISTVAHELRTPLQPIMGYLNLLTEDPETYGVTDETKAILDRCAKSVDRERQIINQMLELSVLDSGKIPLKRSVFSVPSMLRTILDAGGYVTKAEITLDVPHDLTFDADENKISIVIESMLSNAINYSKPPRKIRIIYSTTPTDPMHRLSIQDNGIGITNSQLDEIFEPFQLPDSGSISRKYDRIGLSLSIAKKYVQMHGGFISVDSIVNLGSTFTIHIPKQRPKEEPSHDA